A stretch of Besnoitia besnoiti strain Bb-Ger1 chromosome Unknown contig00015, whole genome shotgun sequence DNA encodes these proteins:
- a CDS encoding uncharacterized protein (encoded by transcript BESB_029330) has protein sequence MNEKRPYARASRGAKDLNAICRHDDDASPAIGSSSCKLWQPPFPASATTPAFPAAARLRNEKEKRLRGKKRERPCANEDAQKAPRRCATSRAKKKRTTRLGCVENETRDRAEGKAARRRTSKPLPLPPRNALETSLRAEATFLLLMNLAFSLRATLRSQILQIFLLSFSKSRDDLSATSPPTPASTRCSLNGARNADSSSTVVATLLHAGKKM, from the coding sequence ATGAACGAAAAGAGGCCGTACGCGCGGGCATCGCGCGGCGCAAAAGACCTGAACGCGATATGCAGACACGACGACGATGCCTCGCCAGCAATCGGCTCATCTTCTTGCAAGCTCTGGCAACCGCCCTTTCCTGCATCAGCAACAACGCCTGCCTTTCCGGCAGCGGCACGACTGCGgaacgagaaagagaagcgactgcgcggcaaaaaaagagaaaggcCGTGTGCCAACGAGGATGCCCAAAAAGCCCCTCGACGCTGTGCAACCAGTcgtgcgaagaagaaaaggaccACACGGCTCGGCTGCGTGGAGAACGAAACCCGCGACAGGGCGGAGGggaaggcagcgcggcggcggacgtctaagccgctgccgctgccgcctcggaATGCGCTGGAAACATCActgcgggcggaggcgacctTCCTGCTGCTCATGAACCTTGCgttctcgctgcgcgcgacaCTGAGGTCGCAGATCCTCCAGATTTTTCTGCTTTCCTTTAGCAAGTCGCGCGACGACTTGAGCGCCACAAGCCCGCCGACACCGGCGTCCACACGCTGCAGTCTCAACGGGGCGCGAAACgccgacagcagcagcaccgtCGTGGCTACTCTGCTCCACGCCGGCAAAAAAATGTAG
- a CDS encoding pentatricopeptide repeat domain-containing protein (encoded by transcript BESB_029320), giving the protein MSTPKGFPGRWTERRVTSSLHLSIVLLPYYICPLLPNFPRLSAPSPAPAGSLFTPYCAKRRSKTGSPSQAPRSCVIRADAELGGGGAKKPRVVKSEAAYPAGFAARTQRAPGEQGASSLKKEKVETRLQSERCAEELHTRLESRESVRGDSGAGAFTGVRLERGGSVAASHDEQALKASGGCGRGGVAQDSSKGLHAAGAGVVSPKSGEVELRPSASLFPQFSSAVPCASSVELGDRVCGEGEFCGASARGDGAEDAVESSFLAMATEQKKQLFVFLADAGILRRAFRNLLPRRIQHLIQWFFPNFLVFVVFASLLSACLQYRAPIAIDFVLLLLLLLLWAFIGLCISADGARSGAKGSGAAAGCAEGALEKGHRLQPREESATEQPHARLPESRESVGGDNGAGAAEVGEERDGEEKKLLCEERAACAVSECIETVALVVSLPVASCGEEPAGDSEGEEANQAEAGANAAIVEPVHAVVDASVQPEEADPETEALQVASGTSETEEETETEEGLASPSTTPSASASSSTCVSGDVSSPTGSVISEEVAAETEAAVAEDVPCEAAAQEATSEVVQERESEAELGLAQTAVDDGEARQGEDGSAQAISQSDLSSPPVPASEATEAREREEAPQSSAAGDMQEPACEGDRAQGATISFASVLLGQGGVESSLDIEDDVARAPSLSFLPSSRSSCASLFFAESAETACAPVFQAVEAAGIESAAAETKDAGERAAAEGEADAESERLPASLEDNLLGAAEPRMEADVEAAAVAQSAAEGQEAEEKEEPAERETGEAELATVAQGSDEPVETEPSAEGRKNDESVREEAAVSLSEKGEEGEEETCCHGGSVLVSDVAASPALCGLPIGDTLPEEEAASLVWGAEETNAARGGGLSATSDSFLPSLLPYARAAAAPARLSPPLAAPSLCASLAPVPLFSGVVPSSLVVSAADNLQTGESVSAVGGVNPIAMPAPEEGAEEAEGGAERHDPWGCFPAVLESAAESDGEQGFGEFIPSALSLPPFPLPPAPCCPLEALDAAQTQSGVLALEGAGMLEASPKVALGGEKAAAEGDALQQHEEAIFCEEDASSASRFVLPDDEETADECAGVSASQAVPPAALSPPCATPQAAPPRGPSSSAPADSKSEREEPGAAAGSTQTHSAKQRVALQHYMALVRECHRTKDSRGAIRVLERLHAEGRVAPDTQLLNYVLLVCVSANDRAMTDRLFSFMESTGCADLVTYNTLIKSFTTSGQLHLAEQILARMEGCGEPSAIKERRNRIAPDEVTFNLLVNAAVSEGKLDKAWEYIDRIRKANLSPDKFTISSIIKSLQPGQSRQHMLRAFRLMDQIDVCEDLVLLSTCVDACARLSDLERLEVLLSRFEKSGLKPNAHAYGTLIKAYGKLGNITRVWELWREQQCNGVELTNYTLGCMIDCLTSNGLVAEAVQLFESTVEAGSAGAVLFSILIKGLARFRGRGLELALGAYRRLKARRVVDSEHASGEASGGAESRKESARNGDKKAGSGARGAHAREEAGAAASRDRQTAKDGGEKDCYAQVLNTISFNSLLHLCIRSGQVADALELFKDMQSHPHAKPDLITYSTVIKGLCCLPNQHALDAALGVFEQMQREARIAPDAIVYNTLIQGAATRRNVALAESLLRHMLQNNVKPSSYTLCQCVKLYGKCGDLARALELALELPRRFNFEMDGYVYTALIAACTRNRSPFLAATLALQAQRESQDLPAALLMRLANHLGQQREVAEREAMNSNLRDLPLLQAFYGFEAPSRADAASASGAQAPSLYELASGLSHPELRGRAVSEQQAKATVMAVTKELKRLAAVAPAQKGERGRGGSDEDDFEFSAESLGPVKARREKEGLGAGRGAKRPVKRGCNPGVRGVKRKTAHRDATESAQPETFGFAGPRAFLQHGVANKGFASKRGNSQVSRFAHPGKLAEAQLSSAAFDSRGGRCRGPAGGSVRRGAESRECVEGGRRKRRERRPQCEG; this is encoded by the exons ATGAGTACTCCAAAGGGCTTCCCGGGTCGCTGGACGGAGCGCCGCGTCACCTCCTCTCTGCATCTCTCCATCGTCCTCCTCCCGTACTACATCTGCCCGCTCCTGCCCAACTTCCCGCGCTtgtcggcgccgtcgccggcgcccgcgggctcgcTCTTCACGCCATACTGCGCCAAGCGCCGCTCCAAAACGGGTTCGCCCTCGCAGGCTCCGAGGTCCTGTGTGAttcgcgccgacgcggagttgggagggggcggcgccaagaagccgcgcgtcgTCAAGTCGGAGGCCGCCTACCCTGCGGGCTTCGCCGCAAGGACGCAGCGCGCTCCCGGGGAGcaaggcgcctcctcgcttaagaaggagaaggtcgagacgaggctgcagagcgagagaTGTGCAGAGGAGCTCCACACACGGCTTGAGAGCCGAGAGAGTGTGAGGGGGGACagtggcgcgggcgcgttcACCGGAGTGCGACtggagaggggggggagtgTGGCGGCGAGTCATGATGAGCAAGCTCTcaaggcgagcggcgggtGTGGAAGGGGGGGTGTTGCGCAGGATTCGTCGAAAGGACTGCATGCCGCTGGAGCAGGGGTCGTGTCTCCAAAGAGTGGAGAGGTGGAGCTGCGACCCTCGGCGTCCTTGTTCCCCCAGTTTTCTTCGGCAGTCCCCTGCGCGTCTTCGGTGGAGCTCGGGGACAGAgtctgcggcgagggagagttctgcggagcgagcgcgagaggcgacggcgcggaagacgcagtCGAGTCGTCGTTCTTGGCGATGGCAAccgagcagaagaagcagctcttcgtcttcctcgcggacgccggcattctccgccgcgcctttcgCAATCTTTTGCCTCGCCGCATTCAACATTTGATTCAGTGGTTTTTCCCGAATTTCCTCGTGTTTGTCGtcttcgcgtcgctcctctcgGCGTGTCTGCAGTACCGCGCCCCGATCGCGATCGACTTTGTGCTTCTGCTACTACTTCTCCTCCTTTGGGCCTTCATTGGGCTGTGCATttccgccgacggcgcccgGAGCGGCGCCAAGGGCTCtggagccgcagccggctgcgccgaaggcgcacTTGAAAAGGGACAccggctgcagcctcgcgagGAGTCGGCGACAGAGCAGCCCCATGCGCGGCTTCccgagagcagagagagtgTGGGTGGGGAcaacggcgcgggcgcggcggaggtaggcgaggagagagacggtgAAGAAAAGAAACTATTgtgcgaggagagagcggcgtgcGCCGTCAGCGAGTGCATCGAGACTGTGGCGCTGGTCGTCTCCCTGCCGGTCGCCAGCTGCGGTGAGGAGCCCGCTGGAGACagtgaaggcgaagaagcgaatcaggcggaggctggcgcgaacgcggcgaTTGTGGAGCCCGTGCACGCAGTTGTCGACGCGAGCGTTCAGCCGGAAGAGGCCGACCCGGAAACGGAAGCGCTGCAGGTCGCCAGCGGAACGTCTGaaacggaagaagagacggagacagaagagggGCTCGCGAGTCCGAGCACGACTCCGAGTGcgtccgcttcttcgtctaCTTGTGTGAGCGGTGATGTTTCGTCGCCGACGGGGAGCGTCATCTCTGAAGAAGTGGCAGCTGAGACCGaagccgcggtcgcggaggacgTGCCCTGTGAAGCTGCCGCACAAGAAGCGACTAGTGAGGTCGTGCAAGAACGGGAGAGCGAAGCAGAGTTgggcctcgcgcagacggcTGTGGATGACGGCGAAGCTCGGCAAGGGGAGGATGGCAGCGCACAAGCGATCTCCCAGTCTGACTTGTCGTCTCCTCCGGTCCCGGCTTCAGAGGCGAcagaagcgcgcgagcgggaagaagcgccgcagtcgaGTGCGGCGGGCGATATGCAAGAACCTGCGTGTGAGGGCGATCGGGCGCAGGGGGCAACGATCTCTTTTGCGTCTGTGCTGCTGGGGCAGGGGGGAGTGGAGAGTTCGCTGGACATCGAGGACGACGTAGCGCGCGCCCCGAGTTTGTCGTTTCTGCCCTCATCGCGGtcgtcctgcgcctcgcttttcttcgcagagtcggcggagactgcgtgTGCGCCAGTGTTTCAGGCagtcgaggccgccggcatcgagagcgccgccgcggagacgaaggacgctggagagcgcgcagccgcagagggagaggcagatGCGGAAAGTGAGCGACTGCCAGCGAGTCTAGAGGATAATCTGCTGGGTGCCGCTGAGCCACGCATGGAAGCCGACGTAGAAGCTGCAGCGGTTGCGCAGagtgcggcggaggggcaagaagcggaggaaaaagaagagccagcggagcgagagacgggagaggcggagctcgccACTGTCGCGCAGGGGTCTGACGAACCCGTCGAGACCGAACCCAGTGCGGAGGGGCGGAAGAATGACGAGAGCGTGAGGGAAGAAGCGGCTGTGAGTCTTTcggagaagggagaggaaggagaggaggaaaccTGCTGTCACGGAGGCAGTGTCCTGGTCTCCGATGTAGCCGCTTCTCCAGCCTTGTGTGGGCTCCCGATTGGAGACACGCTGccggaagaggaggccgcgtCGCTTGTTTGGGGTGCCGAGGAGACCAACGCAGCTCGGGGCGGCGGGTTGTCAGCAACTTCGGATTCTTTCCTGCCGTCGCTCTTGCCGtatgcgcgcgccgcggcggcgccggcgcgcctgtctccgcctctagCCGCCCCGTCCCTGTGTGCGTCATTGGCTCCAGTCCCGCTGTTTTCGGGCGTGgtgccgtcgtcgctggtcgtctctgcggcggacaATCTTCAAACGGGCGAGAGCGTCAGCGCAGTCGGCGGAGTGAATCCAATTGCGAtgccggcgccggaggagggcgcagaggaggcggagggcggcgcggagaggcacgATCCCTGGGGCTGCTTCCCCGCGGTTCTGGAGAGtgcggcagagagcgacggcgagcagggCTTCGGCGAGTTCATCCCCTCTGCCttgtcgctgccgccgttccccctcccccccgcgccttGCTGTCCCCTGGAGGCGCTtgacgccgcgcagacgcagagcggcgtGTTGGCGCTGGAGGGCGCCGGAATGCTGGAGGCGAGCCCCAaggtcgcgctcggcggagagaaggcggcggccgagggagacgcgctgcagcagcacgaggaggcgatcttctgcgaggaggacgcctcgtctgcttcgcgcttcGTGCTCCCCGAtgacgaagagacagcggacgagtgcgctggcgtctcggcctcgcaggccgtCCCCCCCGCAGCGCTGTCGCCCCCttgcgcgacgccgcaggcagcgcctcctcgagggcCGTCCTCGTCGGCTCCCGCGGACAGCAAGAGCGAGCGGGAGgagccaggcgcggcggcgggttcgacgcagacgcacagcgcgaagcagcgcgtgGCGCTTCAGCACTACATGGCGCTGGTGCGCGAGTGTCATCGCACGAAAGACAGTCGCGGCGCCATTCGCGTGCTGGAGCGCCTTCATGCCGAGGGTCGCGTCGCCCCGGACACCCAGCTCCTCAACtacgtcctcctcgtctgcgtgtcCGCCAACGACCGCGCCATGACCG ATCGGTTGTTTTCCTTCATGGAGTCAACGGGATGCGCCGACCTGGTCACCTACAACACGCTGATCAAGAGTTTCACGACGAGCGGCCAGCTGCATCTCGCCGAGCAGATCCTCGCGCGGATGGAGGGTTGCGGGGAGCCGAGTGCGATCAAGGAACGGCGGAATCGCATCGCCCCCGACGAGGTCACCTTCAACCTCCTCGTCAACGCCGCAGTCAGCGAAGGCAAACTCGACAAAGCCTGGGAGTACATAGACCGCATTCGAAAGGCCAACCTCTCG CCTGACAAGTTCACCATCAGCTCCATCATCAAGTCGCTGCAGCCGGGGCAGAGTCGCCAGCACATGCTGCGGGCCTTCCGACTGATGGATCAG ATTGACGTCTGCGAAGATCTCGTCCTGCTGAGTACTTGCGttgacgcctgcgcgcgcctgagcGACCTCGAACGTCTCGAAGTTCTCCTCAGCCGATTTGAGAAGTCGGGCTTGAAGCCGAATGCACACGCGTATGGCACCCTGATCAAGGCATACGGGAAGCTCGGCAACATCACGCGA GTATGGGAGCTCTGGCGCGAGCAGCAGTGCAACGGCGTGGAGCTGACCAACTACACACTGGGCTGCATGATTGACTGCCTAACG AGCAACGGCTTGGTTGCGGAGGCGGTGCAGCTGTTTGAATCGACTGTCGAGGCTGggtcggcgggcgcggtgCTGTTTTCCATCCTGATCAAGGGCCTTGCGCGTTTCCGCGGGCGGGGCCTGGAGTTGGCGCTGGGCGCGTACCGGCGCctgaaggcgcggagagtgGTGGACTCTGAGcacgcgagcggagaggcgtcgggtggcgcggagtcgcgcaaagagagcgcgagaaacGGCGACAAGAAGGCGGGGAGCGGGGCACGCGGTGCCCACGCCAgggaggaggccggcgctgcggcgagccgagACCGGCAGACCGCGAAGGATGGAGGCGAGAAGGATTGCTACGCGCAGGTGCTCAACACGATTTCCTTCAACTCGCTTCTGCACCTTTGCATCCGCTCGGGGCAAGTCGCCGACGCCCTCGAGCTCTTCAAAGACATGCAGAGTCACCCGCACGCGAAGCCGGACTTGATCACGTACAGCACCGTGATCAAGGGGTTGTGCTGTCTGCCGAACCAGCACGCGCTggacgccgcgctcggcgtgtttgagcagatgcagcgcgaggcgcgcatcGCCCCCGATGCGATCGTCTACAACACGTTGATtcagggcgccgcgacgcgccggaaCGTGGCGCTGGCAgagtcgctgctgcgtcatATGCTGCAGAACAACGTGAAGCCCAGCAGCTACACGCTGTGTCAGTGCGTGAAGCTGTACGGGAAGTGCGGCGACTTGGCGCGTGCCCTCGAGCTCGCCCTGGAgctcccgcggcgcttcaACTTCGAAATGGACGGGTACGTGTATACCGCGCTGATCGCCGCCTGCACCCGCAACCGCTCGCCTttcctcgccgcgacgctcgcgctgcaggcgcagcgcgagtcCCAGGATCTCCCTGCCGCCCTGCTTATGCGCCTCGCTAACCACTtggggcagcagcgcgaagtcgccgagcgcgaggcaaTGAACTCGAACCTGCGCGACctcccgctgctgcaggccttCTACGGCTTCGAGGCGCCGtcccgcgccgacgcggcctctgcctcggGCGCGCAAGCGCCGTCGCTGTACGAACTCGCTTCCGGCCTGTCGCACCccgagctccgcggccggGCTGTATCTgagcagcaggcgaaggccACAGTCATGGCGGTCACCAAGGAACTCAAGCGactcgccgcggtcgcgccggcgcagaagggcgagcgcgggcgggGAGGCAGCGATGAGGACGACTTCGAGTTCTCCGCAGAGAGCCTGGGGCCcgtgaaggcgcgcagagagaaagagggactcggcgcagggcgcggagcgAAGCGTCCGGTGAAGCGCGGCTGTAACCCGGGGGTCCGGGGCGTCAAGAGAAAAACGGCTCATCGGGACGCTACTGAGAGTGCGCAGCCCGAGACGTTTGGTTTcgcagggccgcgcgcgTTTCTGCAGCACGGTGTAGCAAACAAAGGCTTTGCTAGCAAGCGCGGAAACTCTCAAGTCAGCCGCTTCGCGCACCCAGGCAAACTCGCCGAGGCGCAACTCTCGAGTGCAGCATTCGACAGTCGCGGCGGACGGTGCCGGGGCCCCGCTGGAGGGAGCGTGAGGAGGGGCGCTGAGTCACGCGAATGCGTCgagggaggcagacgaaAACGGCGCGAAAGGCGGCCTCAGTGTGAAGGGTAG